GTGTTAACAAATATAATATGGTATTGTGTACCGTCATATTGAACCTCAACCAAATCACCATCTGCCCAGCTTGCAGCACTAGTTAATGAACCATTGTAGTAAATATTTTTTGCTCCAGTTCCATTTATATTCAATGTTGCAGAAGCGCAAGCCTGATAGGTAAATTTAATTATTGCTTTTGCTCCACCCTCTAAAACAAAGTTAGAAAGAATAACATCTTTTTGAACTGTTGCAGCGGCGACTACACAAGTACCAACCATTATTTGAGTTGCTTTACTTGATGTTGTTGCGTTCCCACTTAATGAAGCTGTTATTGTTCCAGCTGAGAAATTACCACTTGAATCTCTAGCTACTACAGTACTAGCAGTATTGGCATTTGTCGCATTACTTGTAATTGTGTATGCTGTTCCCTCACCTGCTGCACCTGTAAGACTTAAACCTGTTCCAGATACTGCAACAGAACCAGCATAATTTCCAACTGTATGAGTTCCTAAAGTGATACTGTCATTTGAAATAGTTGTACCAATTGTAACATTACCACTGCCATCAAAATTAACATTTCCATTTGTCACCCCAGTTAGTGCAATATTTCTTGGTGTTGCAAGTTTGGTTACTGTTGCTGCATTACCTGAGAGTGCACCCACAAAAGTTGGGGCTGTTACTGTAGATGTTACATTAAGTGTTGAACCTAAAGTTGCAGCACCAGTTACATTAAGTGTTGAGCCTAAAGTTGCAGTTGAACCAATTAAATTACCACGGAAATTTGCGGCTTGAATATCACCTTGTGAACCTGAAAAAACCTCACCAGTGTTTACTGCATCAGGAATGAAAGTAAAATATCCTGTTGAATCATCAAATCCAAAAAATCCTGTTTTTCCTGTTGTTGTATAGTAATTAAATTGTATACCTCTATCTTTATTATCATCACTTGTTGGTAATGTGTCACCGCCAATTTGAAAAACAGGATCATCAATGGTTACAGTTGTTGAATTGATTGTCGTGGTAGAACCATTCAATGTTAGATTACCTGTAATTGCAAGGTTTCCAGATATTGTTCCACCTGCTGCGGGTAATGCGTCAGTAATTCCGTAACCTGCTAAGGTCGTTGGATTAGTTCCGCTTATTACTCTACCCTTTGAATCAGTTGTTACAGACTTATATGTTCCAGCTGTTCCAACATTAGCCAGGGTAACAGCAATTGCAGTTGTTCCATTTCCTGTTGCATCACCTGAAAGTGTAACTGTTTGATTTCCTGTTAAATATTGATTATGTGTGTGGCCTGTTGCAACACCTTGTAAGGCTGCTTCTACTTGTGATTTATTTATACTTGTTAGAAAAGCAGAATCATTTGTTAATTGTGAAACTTTGGTTGGTATTGGAATTGTTACAGGCAAAGAACCATCATAATTTAATGTTGAATAGCCACTAAATGTTAATGAATTAGGATTTTTTCTTGCATCTGTTAATCTGCTGTCACCCTCAAGTACTGCTATAAGTCCTTTTGTTGCTGTAATTGTTGTACCAGCTTTACTTAATGAAGTTACTACATTTCCACTCCCTACTGTTGATATTGAAGTAGCAGAACCACCCTCCAAAGTTGCAATTCTTGCTGTTGCTGAATTAACATTACTATTAATTGAATTAATTGTAAAAGCATTGAAAGTATTATCATAATCAGTATCGAGAAAAGCACCACCCAAGTCTGAACTGTCTAATACAGATGAGATTAAACCGCCACCGCCACCAGTACCACCAGTAGCCGAACCAAATGCACTTAATTCCCCTGTTGAATATACATTTGCATCAATTTTTAAATTTCCATTTCCATCAACAGACAGTAAATCAACCCATTGTGGTTTATTAATTAAAACATCAAAGTCATTTAATCCAACAACTTCATTTGCATCATTTTTGATAAATATTTTTTCATTACCTTTTTTGTAATTAATATTTATTTCACCATAATCTAAGCTTGCCGCCAGTGGTGCTGTTGTACCAGTTTTTGCAGCATTTTTAAATTTTACTTTTACCATTTTTTATATTTTTTATATTTTTATTATTACCAATTGCCACAATCAATTAGATTACAATCTATATAACCATCAACAGTTAAATTACCAGAATTATCAATTGATGCAACATTTTTTGCTGTTCCCGATGTTGTATTATAATGCTGAAAAATCCAACCATTATTAGTATTACCAGTGCTGGATGAGATTAAATAATTAGCTGTTAAATCGGTTACACCGCCATGTGTACCATTTATATTTGTATATTTTTTTGCAATTCCATTAATTATAATATCAGTTGATGTTGACAATGATAAATAAGATGGCACTGTATAAGTACCACCACCGCCAGAACCTGTTGATAATGAACTAATTAATGTTCCTGTTTTATTTATGTTGCTGGTTATGAACTCCATTGATTGATTATTATATAATAATATGTTGCTCTTTCGAGACACAAAAAAAAAGGTGATGAACTGAATCACCACCTTATTATATAGAGTTAATTATTTATATTTTTTCGATTATTGTTAATGTATTATTGTTATTATAATAATCAATTGACATTTTATTGACAATAAATTTATCATCATTAAACTTATCACATGTAAATGAAGTATAGACATTATAATTATTATCAAGTGTCAAGTTTAATTTTTTTCGTGGTGTTGAGTATTGATTAACATATTTTTGAATTAAATTAAACTCTGCTTTCTGGTTAATTTCAAAAGTTTTAGTACATATATATTGATTGTTTTGGAATCCAATTTCACTAGATGGATATTCAAGAACAACCGAATAATTTAATCCTTTGTTGGTGTCACTCATGACATTTATATTCAAATCGGAAAACTCATTGACAAAGTTACTATTGATAACATTCTTGTACTCTGTATTAGTATCATCTTTAATGTTTTCAGCTGGTTTAATTAGATCAATTTTGAAATCTTTCAACCACACACAATCAACTCTGTATGCACTATCTACAGCCTGTGGACTATATAAAGAAAATTCAACATCGCCAACCAATTGATCAGCCGCCATAATTGGTATTTTTTGGCCACTTTGACCAATCCACTCATTATATTGTATATTGTTTTTTACATTGAAAAAAGAATAATTTAAGTGGTCTTGATCACCTTTGTCAAATATTATATTAAATGTTGCTTCACCAGTTTGCCAGTTTTCACCAGTCCAATATTTATTACCTATTTTCAATGATGCAGTTAATTTTAAATTATTTACATTATAATTATCATCATTATTTCTTTTATCCATTCCGTCATCAAAGTAAGCAACCCCGCCCCGATCATCCCAGAGAGCCGAACCATTTATCACTAGATAATAATCATTATATATATAGCCAGCTTCTGCAACAGTTCCAGCATTTAATGAAAGTACTGGATATAATTTATTTTTTGTTGTTGACCATTGAGTTTGATTTGAGGAATTATTATAGGCTTCCAGATGCCTATGTAAACATATATAATCACTAAATGATAGGCTGGCTGGTGTTGCTTTAGTTGCATCATAATTAGTTACCCGAATAAATGAAGCTCCAATTTTATTAATTAAAGTATCATAATCAATTGAATTAACTGTTGGTTCTGTCCAGTCAACATCATTATTATAATAGTGATTTTTATAATTACTATTTTTGTAATACTTGTATAAATATGTTTTGTCATTAAAGCTAAATGATTGATAATCATTCCATTTTGCATTATCACTTTTAACATTTGTCAAAAAATCATCATTGAAAAAATCAGGTAATAAAGCTGATATTTTTTTTTCATTGGTTGTAATTTTGATTTGATTGTATACTGTATCTAATTCAATATTTGAGCCATTTTTTCTAAAATCATCTAACACAATAGAATGAGAATCAGATATTGTTGTTCCTGTTGAGGTATAAGTTAACCAATTATCAGATGTTGATAATAATGTATAATCTACATAACCACCTTTAATATAATCATAATCAAGTATATATACAGAATCGCCATTAGTCGTTATTGTATAGCCTAAGAACTGCATTAAGTCAATTAATACTTCTTTATATGTTTTGCCATCTTTTATTTTATCATCATTTTTATCATCATCGGTAAAGAAATTTTGTTCAGAAATATATATATTGTTGAATATATTTATTATATCTGGATAATTTTCTGCTTCTGTTTTAACATACCAATAGTTTTCATCTGAATGTGGTGATATTACAATAGAATCAAAACTATTTACACTATTTTTTTCATCAGATTGTGTTTCTCCTTTCATTATGGTATAAGTAGTTGTACCATTTACAATTATCTTAACAGTTGTACTTACTGGATAAGTAGCACGGAAATAACCAGTTAACCCGCCAAAATTGTATAAATACATAAATTGATTATATATTCTATTGTCTGTTACTTTGCTGGATAGATAACAATTCTGATTGATATATATGTTCTTATAACAGTTGCATTGTTTAATACAGTGAATTAATAAGTCCTGAAAAGACTTGATTTTTTTATTATCATTATCAATTGTAAAGTACTTGTAATTATCCAATGTTGATAAACCGTCAATTGCTTCTATTTCAATTTTTTCAAAGTTGTTTTCCCAACCTTGGTTGTAGATGTTAGGGGTAATATATCCAACCCATTCAATAACATTTTTATCAACATTTGTTAAAGTAATTTTGCTGCCTTGTGCTGTTGCTGAATAAAGATCAAATAGATAATTATTTGATACAATTGTACATGTTGCATTTGATAATTTTAGAGGTTCATAAATTGTTGAGCCGTTATTATATTCAACACTAAATGGTTCATCACTGAACACTATTTCACTAGTGCCAGCAATGTTATTATCTACCTGTATATCAACTTGATAGAGTACATTATTTATATTCTTAAATTGTCCTGTATATATCATATTATTTTACTTTACCTTTAATATTATTATAGTTATCAAGTACACCTTTAAGTGACTTTCCATCAATGCGGAATTCAACTTTACCACCGCCAGTTGATGTTGTTGTTGTGCCATTATTACGACCATTTAACAGCCCGAATAAAGTGCTTTGCTGACCTTGATTTAAGATCATTTCACCGCTGTTAACCCTAGCCAGTAATTTATCACCAGATATTGAACCGCCCCCAATTATACCACCATTTGCAAATTTTGGCAATGAACTAATTAAAGCTAAAATTGCGGCAACTGCTGAACCTGCTGCAATTAAGTTTGCTGGAAAAGGTAAACCAGCTGTTGATTTAACTGCCTCAGTTCCTGCCACTGCTGTATTTGCTGTAATTTTTGCGGTTGATGTTGTCAACTCTGTTGCTGTGTTTACTACTTCATTTCCAGTTGCTAAATTACTATTAGCCACCTTAGTAGCTGTTAATGTATTATCAATTGCAGCTTCTGTTTTTTTGACAGCTGATAAACCTTTAATTCCTGCTTCGAGCTCTTTTACATTCTTTAATTCTTTATCAGTACCTTTATCAGATGATTTATATTCATCTAATGACATTAAATGATCAACAGCAATTGAACCTTTTTTCACATTGTCAACTTGATCTTTTCCACTTTTTATTAATGATTCTTTACCTTTTGCTTTTGACAAAGTATTTGATAATTTTTCAAGTTGATTTAATTGTTTAGTTAATGAGATTATTCTATCAATTGTGCCAGTTAACGCATTCCATATTGTTAATATTTTTTGCATTGATGATTGATGGTGATTAAAAGCATCACCCACCGATTGCCATGCATCACGCAAATCAAGAAATGAATTAACAAGGTCTTTAGAGGTTGAATATAAACCCTCATTAAGTTCTTTATTGAAGTTTTTAATATCATTTCTAATTTCAGTTAATTGTAATGATTTTCTTAAATCTTTTTCATATACAATTGCATTGTCAAACTCTACAATTAATTGTTCACTTCCAGAACCTAAATCTTTGACTAATGAATTATAATCACCTTTTGCTGTCTGTATTTTTTTAATTATATCATCAACACCTTTAGTTTTTCCAATGTCTTCAAGCTTGTTTTGTAAATTATTAATATAGTCTTTATTTTGATTATATTTATCAATTGCTTTATCTTCATTTGTTGTTTTATAATCAAAAGTTGTATCTACTTTTTGTTTAACAGGCAATGAATAATCTATTTTTTCAACTTTTTGTAATGTTTTATTATATTCAATTAATGATTTAATAGTTGCATTACTTGCAACATCTAGCCCTTTAATTGATGCAATATTATCAATTGTTGATTTTGTTGCATCTGACAAAGCATCTTTATATTCATCTGCATCTTTATAATAACCAGCTGCATTTTTTTGTTTAATATTATCAATATCTTTGTTATATACTGACATGTAATCATCAACTTGCATTTTTCCAGTATAAGTTGGATGATCAATTCCTGATTTTGCTTTTTGATAGACTGAATTATCTTTTGCCTTATTACCTAACAAACCACCAAGTTCTTCAGCTGATTTTTTATTTAAATCATCAACTAATTGATTATGTTTATTTTGATTAATAATTCCAGCTGCTAACTGATTGCTATATATTATTAGATTGTCATTGTAATCTTTTTCTGCTTGTTCTAATTTAGATAATTTATGTTTACTTTCTGCTGGTGTTCCTACTGTGTAGTTATCTGAGGATGATAAAGCTAATTCCTGCGGTAATCTAGTATCAATTGTTTTAATTACTTTAGTATTCTGTTTTATTTTAGTCAGATCAATATCGGCTTCAGTTTGAAAGTTTTTTGTTAATATTCCTTTACTACTTCTATCAGAATCAACCTTTTTTAAAAGTCCCTCTTTACCACCATATTTTGCGAAAATTGAAGTAATTTCTTTTTGAGCCTGTAATTTTTGCTGAACATCAAAATCAACCCTTGCACCTGCTTCTATTAACTTAATTC
This genomic interval from uncultured Bacteroides sp. contains the following:
- a CDS encoding tape measure protein; this encodes MANNNLNFAVAINLLSENFKKGVIDVKTSLNSIKSTALQVAGVFGLGLGLKASISKMIEIAKETGTVQRALKDASGSALDYAKNQEYLNTIANKYRVNLNSITESYAKFTASAKLAGISNKDQQSLFEGLTASFKSNGMSGDKQNVMLDSMSKLFIKNNIQIKPLIATFAESPKLLGLMATAMGTTVEGLKDMSKHGKLLSSDVMPKFADQLKKTFSKVDTTSISSSMNDIANSWIALTKKLEVGNIYKKIANGFADSFKYIVTNFDDISRKLIDVVGTIWIGKMFNTIKAQYNAITLAAEQSYVNQAIAARKSTLEQELLSSTLSKKKQSEYVKQEVAATKAYASEEFAATKYSNTASFAYTKLTNSIKAMFKAFAPMLIISGLIELTQRTIEYYKSIEKARNIYKDFQSQSSALTVGNEEIVKLKSLLSIYNDKSKSASAVNNAQTEMLKMLGVEKQHQTDINKLVGERIKLIEAGARVDFDVQQKLQAQKEITSIFAKYGGKEGLLKKVDSDRSSKGILTKNFQTEADIDLTKIKQNTKVIKTIDTRLPQELALSSSDNYTVGTPAESKHKLSKLEQAEKDYNDNLIIYSNQLAAGIINQNKHNQLVDDLNKKSAEELGGLLGNKAKDNSVYQKAKSGIDHPTYTGKMQVDDYMSVYNKDIDNIKQKNAAGYYKDADEYKDALSDATKSTIDNIASIKGLDVASNATIKSLIEYNKTLQKVEKIDYSLPVKQKVDTTFDYKTTNEDKAIDKYNQNKDYINNLQNKLEDIGKTKGVDDIIKKIQTAKGDYNSLVKDLGSGSEQLIVEFDNAIVYEKDLRKSLQLTEIRNDIKNFNKELNEGLYSTSKDLVNSFLDLRDAWQSVGDAFNHHQSSMQKILTIWNALTGTIDRIISLTKQLNQLEKLSNTLSKAKGKESLIKSGKDQVDNVKKGSIAVDHLMSLDEYKSSDKGTDKELKNVKELEAGIKGLSAVKKTEAAIDNTLTATKVANSNLATGNEVVNTATELTTSTAKITANTAVAGTEAVKSTAGLPFPANLIAAGSAVAAILALISSLPKFANGGIIGGGSISGDKLLARVNSGEMILNQGQQSTLFGLLNGRNNGTTTTSTGGGKVEFRIDGKSLKGVLDNYNNIKGKVK